GGAAGACTGATGACGAAAGCTGAATTGGTTGCAAAGATGGCGGAAAAGGCTGGATTGACCAAGGCGAATGCCGAACGCGCGCTGACTGAATTTCTGAAGGCCGTCCAGGAAACTCTGGTGACTGAAAAGAAGATGACTCTCACCGGATTTGGAACGTTCGTGGTTGAAGAGCGTCAGGCTCGCACCGGACGTAACCCCCGCACCGG
This DNA window, taken from Desulfomicrobium sp. ZS1, encodes the following:
- a CDS encoding HU family DNA-binding protein, with protein sequence MTKAELVAKMAEKAGLTKANAERALTEFLKAVQETLVTEKKMTLTGFGTFVVEERQARTGRNPRTGEELKIPACKVVKFRPGKELKDAIK